The DNA window ATTGGGttgaatttttctttctttttaaaaactaaaaccaaacaattatttttgtaactGATTCTGTAGCTACAAGGTTATGACATTAAGGAATTACTGCAGGCATCCTAGAAAGtccttttcccaaaaaaaaactcTAGAAAGTCCTTAAGTGTCTTCTTCAATATGGCTATAACTTTATAAATCACCTTAAATTCTTGATGCTTAAGTCATTGACGAATTTGATACATTTAAGTGTTCTCTTCAATATGGCTATAACTTCAGGTTATGATGAAGAATCtacaataaaaaagaagaagaatccaCAAGTTAGAATCTACAAAACAGAAAACAAAGATTAAATCTACAATTACTAAGGTCTAATCTacaataaagaagaaaaagaaaaacccaCATTTTAAATCttcaaaactgaaaaaaaatataaaaaaattaaatctccAATTACTTAGGTCTAAGATAAGGAATCTCTAATGGAGAAGAGAACTCAAaagttaaaatcattaaaatagaCAATACAGATTAGATATTCAATTACTAAGGTTATTCTCaatttaaacacaatattaagaATCAATCTGATATCAATTTGACAAATCAGATAATCTACTTAAACTCTACACAATAGTCTATTGTCTTCAAACATAACGAAATGAGTAgtgcattattaatttatgaggAATGATAGGGAGCACGACTTTGGGGGAGCGACTCGTACAGCGAAAGTGACATCGctgttatacgaaagtgacatcgctgttatacaaaagagacctcgtcccttttgtataataacgaggtctcttttgtataacagcgaGGTCACTTTCGTATAATAGCGAGGTCATTTTCGCTGTACGAGTCGCTCCCCAAGTCGTGCtcccaatcatttttcttaatttattatatatgttactATATTTGCATCTATTTTACACTCCTCTACCAAAACAACTTGAGTTACAAGATAACATATTTTgatctaattttcttttatgtagacaaaacaaattttaactcAAGAGTTCATCTATgatgtaatttattattttttttaataagaatacaattaaaaaaacaaaattaaagttgAAAGTGAATCATATTTTTTACTTGAACATGGCCTCATTGATCTGGTGCAGCTCCTTAACAACATCGGTTATGTACATCCTATTCTGGGGTAGCTCTTCAGAGCAAGCCAAACCAATCTTCACCATTGAGATCAAACAATTGTCCCTCTGATCAATAACAAtatcactttttaaaattaCCGGATCCATTACAATCTCAACCGCGTTTCCTGTCAAGACTTGACTAGCATAGTTACGAATGTTAAGACCATCCACAAACATCAAATCAGTAGGCCTCTTTCCCGTTAACATCTCTAGCAAGAAAACCCCGTAACTGTAAACATCGCCTTTCATCGACATTTCACTTCCAAGACCGTACTCTAATAaagattatgaaataaattagaacaaaaaaaaagatttgttCTCCTATCGGCTAACATACCTGGTGCAGCATATCcgactgtgcccaagactcctATCGAACTACTGTGATGGGAAATACCCATTTTTGGATGATACAGTCTGGCCAGTCCAAAATCTCCAACGCGTGCAACCATTTGTTGGTCAAGAAGAATGTTACTTGGCTTCGAGTGCAGAAGCCACATCAATCGCAACTCTTAAACGCTGCAGTAGATTGAGCTCAGGTCTGCTAGTTTCTTGAGATGGATGCAGCCATTCCTCCAGATTCCCATTCATCATTAGTTCGTAAACTAGAGCTTTGAATTCTTTACCTTGAAAATCAATGCTTGAGCAACATGTTACGATCTTGACGAGGTTCCGGTGTCTAATGTTCTTTAACGCTTTACATTCTGCAATGAAGCTTCTCGTGGCACCTGGGTTTACAAGGTTAAGTACTTTGATGGCAACATCTCCGATTTGATCAAGAGTTCCGATCTGATCAAGAACTCCTCTGTACACGAAGCCAAAACTGCCAGCACCAATCAAATTGTTGGAAGAGAACCCATCCGTTGCATTGAAGAGCTCGCCGTAGGAGACTTGCACTAAAGACTCCTTGGGCAACAATTCCAAAGTCGTGGATTCCCTCTTCCTTTTCGGCAAGTAAAACACAAAGCTTGAAATTAAGATTATGATTCCTAGTATTGAAGCACCCACGATTGCATAGATGCGTTTGGATGAAAAGAAGAAGTTACGATTCAGTTTCTTGACAGGGCATCTCGGAAATTGTAGAGAAGGTATTCCGCCGCATAGCTTATCGTTCCCATACACGGATACTGAAGTTGAGTTTGCAAAAGCGCCATGTAAAGGCAATTCTCCATTGAAGTTATTGAAGGACAAGTTAAGGTTGATCAAGGAAAGTTTCTCCAAGAAAGTTGGGATTTGTCCCGATAGATTATTGCTCGACAGGTCAAGGATTCTCATGAATTCTATCGACATGGGAATAGATCCTTGGAGCATGTTTCCTTGCAGGAATAGTGATTCGAGGCTGGTACAACTGCTTATACTACTAGGGATCTCACCAGACAAGTTATTATTCGAGATATCCAACTCCACCAAACTTTTGAGTTCTCCGATCTCTGAAGGAAGTGGGCCGGACAGGTGATTGTGAGATAAGTAGAGAAAAATCGATAGAGATGAAACTTGGAAAAGTTCTTTTGGAATGGTTCCACTCAGATTGTTTTGTTCAAGATCCAATGATATTAATCTTTGGCAGTTGCAATACTGGAAGGTATCGTCCCTTCTAGGTTATTGTTACTGAAAGAGAGATCATTCACCAACGAAAGATTTCCAATTGAATCCGGAATAGTACCCGAAAGCTGATTTCGTCCGAGGGAAAATCTCTGCAACTTTTGAAGTTTACCTATGGTACATGGAATCGGCCCAGTGAATCTGTTATCTTCCATGTTTAAAAAAGACAAGTTAACAAGGTTTCCGATGGTTGGAGGAATCCTGCCTTGCAGTTGGTTTGAATCAAGGGTAAAGAAATTCATATTTGATGATAGATTCCCTACCAAATCAGGAAGCACTCCTCTCAACTGGTTGCGATTTATGATCAACATTTCCAAACTGCTGCAATTTGTTAGCGACTCGAGGAAATTCATTTCATCAAAATCCCCGCTCCCTAAATTGTCAACATGTAAATGAAGAATCAGGAGATTCACTAGTTTGCTGAAATCAACCGTCAGTTTGCCACTGAATTTGTTTACGGCAAAAGATAGATTCACGACTTTGGTAAGATTCCCTATTGAATTTGGAAGTTGTCCGGTAAAGTTGTTAACATGGAGTTCAAGCCGTTCCAAATGCGGGAACATGTTCCCAATGTAGGGTGGAAGACTCCCGTGAAGATGATTAAATGGTAAAGATAAAACAATCAAGTTGGAGAGGTTATACAATGATGAAGGGATCATACCAGATATCTGATTACCAGCCAATCCAAGAAATACGAGGTTCTTTAACTGCCCCAAGTTATTTGGAATAGTTCCACCAAAGAGATTATATGAAGCAGAGAATCCTTGAAGAGAAGTGATATTGCCCAGAAATTTTGGAACTCCTCCAGTTAAATTGTTTTCATATACGTTGATCTTCTTGAGCATCGACAAGGAGCTAAATTCTTCGGGGATGGTTCCCACCAGATTATTGCTTCCAAAATATAGATACGCGAGGCTAGAGCAGCGCGACAGGCTGACCGGAATCCTTCCCTGGAAACTGTTCCTTTGGAGCACCAATTCTTTCAGCCTGTACAAGCCACCTATTTCATTTGGGATTTCCCCATGGAAGCTATTGTTGTCTAGCCATAGTCGTCTAAGAAAGGTGAGATTTCCTACATGAGGAGACAAGGTGCCCGACAAACCCAAAGAGGTTAGATCAATGAGAGTGACCCTCTTGTGCCTTTTACCGCAGAGCACACCTTCCCAATTGCAGAAATGGGAAGACTCATTCCATGAACTCAAAGCTCCCCCACCAAAAGGGTCGAGGATCTTGGACTTCATAGCCAATAGTGAAACATGATCAGTTTCGTTATTATTAAGTGCATCAGTAGTAATGATTAGTACGAGGAGTGCCAATTGTTGTAGCACCAACCAGAACCTCATTTTTTGAATTGTATGTAAGAGTATATGAATCACACATCAACAGACTATAGTAATAAATACGAAAAGCATTTCAATTTTTACACGAAACAAATTTggaattacaagaaaaaaatgTGTTGACTTGACTTGAGACATTGAAATCACAGCCACACAGGAAGACAATTGATAAGATAAGGTAGATCACTATTTGGGTGTGGGTGTACCATAACTTAATTTAGACATACATGATGTCTTCTTGTGGATTATTCTAATGTTTTTCTGACAATTAACAATGTTAAGAAAATTGACCCATTCAATGAACCTGGGTTAGCTCTATCCTACATGTAAGTAACGGCACTGTCTGAATTTCCCTATGCACAAAAGGGAATCATTACCTCATGAAACCTTCTaaggataaattaatttttaaattttaaaagtcaatttttttttatagtttttataaataaaaaaaaaagattttaataaaaaacttaggtaaaactaaaaaaaaatccgTTTCCTCAAACAACCCTTTGTGTATATGTTGCCAAAGAAATaccccatttttttttttatattttatattctcaacTTGAGAGAGAGAGGTTTCCAGTATTTTGGTTGGTTGTTGAGATTTGAGGGTAAAGAAATTGTGATATATTAGagcttgtttcatttttttttgttttatatcggttttttatataatttgtatttgatttttttttttttaaattaggttttaaagtttattaaatattttatcttttaaatatatgagatagaaagataaagaaaaaaaatatgaaataaaatgtatatttgttatttcaataaaagatttgtaattatgataaaacaatgtttaaaaagaagagagagtaaatttgtataaaatattgaatgaacagttttttttattaagtataacatcatttattaataaattaatattggaTATATAGATAtacttattttcttaaaaaaaaatacatttatatattcacTATAAACTAcctacatatatttatattaaaatatactattattattttatataatcaataaatttaataattaaattatataaaatagaaaatagaagaaataaaatgaaaaatataataaaatgaaaatttcatgaGAAAAAAACACTAAAAGATATAAGGTTTGAAAGATATAgaaaaaattgtgttttaaattcaaaatatatttgattataaatcaAAACTAACACTTAATTACGTGTAATcggaaaattataaatatacagTTAATGAAATGTAGTATTTTAAATTGTGAATGATGAAGAGAGAAATGAAGAACCAATTGAGTTCAAGGATTAGTAGAACCTATAGGCTATGCTTCTCCTCAAACCATTAAGAAAATTGAACTTTAGAATTgtttgtgttttatattttatttgatacaaaaataaataataataaatgagtgTAAGTAATCACTGAGGTTGAAACATTGAAATCACCGTTGtgtgttcatctagactcttgtctttATTGGCTAAAATAAAAAACGAAGTATATCAATTATGTCAAATATACTCATATTgctaaaaaaagagaaaaataatagcTTCCTTTAAGGTTGAGATTTTGAAATCACCACATAGTGCTCAATCAGATTATCGTCTTGATTGTTAAAGACAATAGCATACATGTATcgattctatcagatataccGAGTCgacacaaaacaaaacaaaaaatataaaaatactgaAAGTGGATGAGACATTGAAATCACCACTCGATATTATTCAGACTCACGTCTTTATGTGTCTCAAAAGCAACACGAGTACACCGATTCTGTCAGATAGTACCATGAGTACAATAAGAGCTCTCTCAAGCCTAGAATGACAAAGAATctctcaaataaaaaatgtaataaatgaGTGGGATGAAATTCCAAAGCACGTGGCGCAAAGTAGAAACTCGATTAAAACGTCAGAAATGATGCTTGGACAGAAAATTCCCTTTcaaaaaattttttaaaataatagcgAGTAAACGGATTCGAGTGCATTATTGACATTCGCGTCGAACGAAAATATAAGGAAATTGGCCTCCTTTTGAGACGGTTCAAAAACTACACTCGAAGTTAGATTCTAAACTTGTTTTAATCCGGGATTTGTTATAAAATGAAAGAGAGATTAATGCATACATTaacttgtaataaaaaaatgaaaaattctaGACAACTTCTAGGAGTATTTTCCactaaaaaaagtgaaaaacaaaACCTAGACAAGTGCTAAGggcattttaaaaaaaaaataaaaagccCTTAACTCACGCACTTTAGGCATTTTCTATAATAAATGAAGCGTCGAagtcttcaaaaaaaaaaaagagaaaactcCCTAGTCATGCACTATGagaattttccaaaaaaaataaacaaaagaaaaaagaaaaaaaaacccaaGTCATGCACTAAGtgcattttccaaaaaaaaatgaagcgTCGAAgtctttaaataaaaagagaaaccAGAAATCATGATAAAAAGTGTTttcttaacaaataaaaaaatgtcacaatccgaaaattaaaaatttcaaaaagaaCAAATAATGAAACAGTTCAAGTTAATCTCTTGAGAATTATACCCTCTAGGTGAGATTTGTACGCCAACAATCATTGAAGATGTCATTGCACAAAAGCGCCTCACTAAGGCATGTAGTAGTTGCAACCCAAACCACCCTTGTGTGATCAGGCGTCTAGCTCCTCAAACTACACAATCACAAGAGCATTTAAATTATTCAGACGTCAATCTACCAAGCTGACGCAAACCTCTAGCTATCTCACGATTTTTTTCACGTAAGTCAGACTAATTAGACACGTACATTTGGACTAATTAGATACACACTCTGGGACTATGATTGTGAGGTTAAGATGATGTAGTCGCCCACCTATGGAAGGGCATCAACACTCTATTTATCAACACATATGGTCTATGGACTATGGACTATAGTGgcataagattaatatatttgttttccaCTCGAGTTGAAAAGACGATGAAAACCCCATTAACTATTTCACGTAGCTCGCTTACGAATTATAGTagtgttaaattaatgtataTGTAAGATGTCCACCCGCACAAAGATGCAAAACTCTTCAGTTATCTCGCATAACTATTCTTTAGACCATAAAAGCTTGAGATCAATACACTCGCTCATCAATcctcaaaataatgaaaacCTGAGATTAACTTGAGATTAATACTCTTTTTCATCAGTCCGAAAGATGATGCATAAACCTCTTGCATTGTTTCGTAATGTCCCGATATCCATGCTCGGACAAGATACTTGCATCACCAATCAACACCTTGACAAGAGTCAAAAGTCAAAAGTTAATCTACcacatttcaaaaaaaaaatgtgaacaTCTTTCAAGATCTGAAATTCCTACAAGGCAACCAAGGAGCACCAAAATTGGGGCATCATCGATCATGTAATCGCTAGGTTTTATTTATCTatcattttaatgtttttttaaataaataaaaaatgagtctAAGTGAGATTATAAATTAGGTTGTTTCCAAATGTGGTGTCTATGGTGTCAAACTTGGACATGCGTTTTTCAAAACTCGATTGTAATTCTCAAACTTTGACCAAGAGAGGCATTCTATAGACACCAACATTTTGCACCTtaagattataattaaatttaagtctatttaaataaaataaaaatagtaaataaaaccaacaaattaaatggatttaaaataaattttctctacttaattaatttgtgtttaattttgtttttgcaggaaaaaacactagtaaaaaaaggctCAATACCAAGCGGTTTCTCGCTCggtaatattttcatttctaatCGGTATAGGGAAACACTGATTGAATTTAATACGATCTTCATCGGTCGCTAGAAGCTCTCTCGGTAATACAAATTCAAGGAACACCGATTAGATTTTAACCAATGGGTGTAGGAAAAAAGGAAACACCGATTGGACTTTAACCAATCGGTATAGAAACACACTGATTGAACTTTAACCAATCGGTATAGAGAAAAGTAAAACACTGATTAGACTTTAACCAATcggtatatatataggtttcaaaaataaagagGTAGACATTCTCAAGAAAATCGTCTCTAAATGGTACAATTGAAAAGTTAGCTTCCTCCACTCTCAATAGTAATATGAAGTATTTGATATGGAATTAATAACAATTCAATATATGGCCACAAATACACTACATAAAGTATCACACCTGAAGTATTCCTTAAACTAAAGCTATCCACATTTAGGTCAAGGGATGAAGATaggaaagtaaaaaaaaaagagaaaaaaatggatTCATCCAGCCCTATGGGGAAAATATTTCTAAcatagagaaagaaaatgaaatgaaatggcatgatcaaattataaatataagatatgTTAGTATCACATTACACACTTCAAAGAAAAGGAGATTACTTCTTCGCATTCCTTCATTTTCGCCTGAGcttcatcaaaatcataatttcaGGATAAcctttatgaaaattttaaattgaggtCTCCTCCTTTTGTTACCAATAAACGATGTTGCCAGATAACCTAACAGATGTAGGTGcatttgtttgaataacattaaGGTACCTGGGAAAAATTCATTTTGTTGTTAAATGAAGCCATATATACATCTTCAATACTAGGTATAATGTTAGCAAAAAACCACAAAATTTAATGGCAACCAAATTATTCAAACAATAAACCATAGTATCATCAAAAGAAATATGCCTATTTTCAAAGAAGACTAATTGTAAACAACAATCAAACTAATGAAAGGAAGAAAATtacgattcaacaaaatttGGATACTAATATTATTAGATAATACACTaagaaaataagttaattttgcAAGAAAGTTGCATACATCAATTATGATAACCAATCACTTTTGCTGAAAATAGAAAAGGTAGACAAGAAAGAACATAAATGAGATTATCTTCATACTTGTCCTGATtgaataaatcaattatttgtgTCCTTTCATGATCATGACTGAAAAAGATGAACAAGCTCTAGTGCATTAACAATATTCTACTTTGCACTTGATTCATGGGAGAAACAAAACTCTGCATCACAGAGTTAGATAACATCACAGTGAAAATATAAGAAGGATAATGcatattaagaaaaaatctTGTTACAGATGGACAAATGATAGAAACCTTTGAGACAATGACGACGAGTGAACGAAGCCTTCGTTGTAGTAGTAGGGACGACAGTCGTCGCAGTAGTTGGGGTCGGCGGTCGCAAGGGATTTTGGAAATGGGGAAAGAAGAGCAACTCTCGGGTTTTGTTAATTAACTTAGCAATACCGATTGGTGTTTCTACCAATCGGTATTATAACTTAATAAACACGATAAGATTGCTGCCCATTTTACCTATATATTTTTGGGTCTATACTGATTGGTAATAATACCAATTGGTATTTGTCCTGGGCTATACCGATTGGTTATAATACCAATCAGTATTATTAACTTAATATGGATTGATATCATAATCAATCGCTAGAGATTTTTGtcatttaccatttttttattagtgaaaattattGAACGCAAAGTCAAAAGAGGACTAAGTGCATTATGCCACCTAGACCCAAACCAAACTACCAGAAATGATGAAAAATGATAAGAGAGAGAGCTTGGTTATGGGTCTTTGGGGGATTTTTTTGGGGCATTGATAAAAAGGCAAGGAGGGGGTTAAAAAAGAGGCTCTTAGTTGATCTTGTGAGGAGCATAGTCGAAGGGGACTCCTAGCCTCAGTCCGAAGTTGCTCAACATCGTTCAATTTCATTCGAAGATCCCACAAccgaataaaatattaagacgAGTTCTTAATCTTCACTCTTGAAAATCGAAAGAGTTCATAGCAGTGTGTCACAGACAAAAACTCGGTCACCAAATAACTCCTCGTCCCGTGCGACACTAGTCTGTTAGGATTTGtgtctcccaaatccgacctgatTGAAACGATCTGTAAAAACTCAAGAAATAAGAACACAAGAAAACaaagatttatagtggtttacTCAAAATGAGCTAAGTCCACTTCAGCCGCCACCATATTTcactatgaaaaagaagaatgaatacatagttttgcctcacactttatctctctagaattctctctAATAACTATAAACTCTTAATACTCACATATTTATGGGGTAAACATTCgggtaataaaacctaaataactcttggtcagacccaagcccaaaaccaaatacaaacccaataaactctaattaataattgtagagtttattataagtgtggctccataactcaacatagTATAGATTGTCTCATTCCTAGCTAGTTAGTCTCTTAAAATATGCAAGAAGAATGAACACTTTAGAGAGAAAGAGCTTGGAGAATAACTTGTCTATTGCTTATTACTTTACAAGTGTGAGGTATAGTGGTAAGGTTacaagacttgtttatatacaagtggaGAGATCTTTCTAAATCCTCCTTGACCTAGGGTTTTCTATACTTTTCTATTACCTAACCTAGACCCAAGAACTCATAgataattctagagagttctcaTATCTTCATACTTTAgaaactcctagagaattccaTGACCTTACTTACAACTAGGAActcttagggtgtgtttgatgatggggaattggaattggaattggcattggaattctaattccaattccatgagaattggcattgaattacaattcaattcctatgtttggaaaaatgatagaattgtaattcaattccaattcttatgtttgggaaaatgatagaattgtaattcaattctaattccaatgtttgtaaaataaaatatcggttcaaaatgttaacttttaaaatatgttttgacgttttggcacgtttaatacgtttttgtcattttttcacattttcacacgtttttcacgtttttcaaacgtttttcacgtttttcacatgattttcacgtttttcacacgtttttcacattttcacacgttttcacacgttttcacgttttttacacgttttcacgtttttcacacattacaacacgtttttcacacgttttaacacgtttttcacgttttacacgtttttcacgtttttcacaattttcacacgttttaacacgtttttcacgttttcaaatgttttcacgttttaacacgtttttcacacatattCACACGTtcttcacgttttcacgttttcacacgtttttcacgttttcacgttttttaaacgtttttcacatgtttttcacgtttctcacacgttttcacacgttttcacgtttttttacacgttttaatacgttttcacgtttttcacacattacaacacgtttttcacgttttcacacatttttcacacattattcacacgtttttcacgtttttcacacgttttaacatgttttacacgtttttcacgtttttcacacgttttaacatgttttccacgtttcaaacgttttcacgttttctatacgttttaacacgttttcaaacgtattcacgtttttcacacgttttcacgcttttcacacgttttaacacatttttcacgttttttacgtttccacgtttttcacgtgttaaacgtgttaaaacatgttaaacgtgttaaatgtgttaacactacaacaaaacagacCTACGGcaacgcttaaaaagacttctgccaacccataaaagcgtcgccaaaaatatcaccgacacttattcttgcgtcgccataAGCAGGGTGGGCGAATGTTATAGCAACGCTTATTTTAGCGTCGGTAATATCAatttaagcgtcgccaaaagtccataatttttaaaaacaaattttattttattttttatttattttaacaattttatccgaatttttatttttaaaattaaatattcattgaaAAGGACATTCAAAAATCAttgaataacatttttaataataacaaaattagcATAAATTCTCacatcaaaatatttcaaacaaaaaaatagttttgttCAATAAAGAATATGATATTTATCCACTCAATCTTCTTCTTGGACATCAGCTTCTTCTTAGACCACATCTGCAAATATATGAAAgagattatttttaagataagaaagaaaaatggtaTAGTGATGTGAATTAAATCGACacaaaatttgtaaaacaaaaccTTATTGCTTCTTCATGCAATTGACAGCTCAAGGATGAAAACGAGCATATAACACCTGAATCATTCATTCTTCACAATTAAACCGCTAAAAGGGAAATGAATTGATCTTCAATTATTGAAATCTAGATATATATCCTCTTACCGTGCAAATTTGTTTCCTCCATTTCTGTTTGGATATCTTCTTAATGATCTACTGAAATTAGccaaaacaattataaaacatttaagTAGATGATgattattagtaaaaaaaactttcaagttAATTTTACCTGGTGGTGGTGGTATACATTTGTATTCTTCTTCCTAGAACATATACTCTTGAATAATCTTGACAAGTGATCACAGAATGGTGTCTCCGGAACTGGAATTATTTTCCCAACTATTACTCTTGAATAATCTTGACAAGTGA is part of the Impatiens glandulifera chromosome 1, dImpGla2.1, whole genome shotgun sequence genome and encodes:
- the LOC124910080 gene encoding putative receptor-like protein kinase At3g47110 → MRFWLVLQQLALLVLIITTDALNNNETDHVSLLAMKSKILDPFGGGALSSWNESSHFCNWEGVLCGKRHKRVTLIDLTSLGLSGTLSPHVGNLTFLRRLWLDNNSFHGEIPNEIGGLYRLKELVLQRNSFQGRIPVSLSRCSSLAYLYFGSNNLVGTIPEEFSSLSMLKKINVYENNLTGGVPKFLGNITSLQGFSASYNLFGGTIPNNLGQLKNLVFLGLAGNQISGMIPSSLYNLSNLIVLSLPFNHLHGSLPPYIGNMFPHLERLELHVNNFTGQLPNSIGNLTKVVNLSFAVNKFSGKLTVDFSKLVNLLILHLHVDNLGSGDFDEMNFLESLTNCSSLEMLIINRNQLRGVLPDLVGNLSSNMNFFTLDSNQLQGRIPPTIGNLVNLSFLNMEDNRFTGPIPCTIGKLQKLQRFSLGRNQLSGTIPDSIGNLSLVNDLSFSNNNLEGTIPSSIATAKD